From the genome of Seriola aureovittata isolate HTS-2021-v1 ecotype China chromosome 6, ASM2101889v1, whole genome shotgun sequence, one region includes:
- the LOC130171474 gene encoding antihemorrhagic factor cHLP-B-like has protein sequence MKHCVLLSLLLALGCVHVHGAPVEQGGLQQGSCEDASALGAAGEALTKINQDRQEGYIFGLHRLSNVHTAQHGENGVVFYLTLDVVETNCSVLSRKDWKSCEIRPEHNTPVYGQCKAAIYISKVNRVVRLYKYSCVVRPAPRGRIQKTCPDCPALMALDNPEVQKTVTSSLEKFNSESGLAKHFALLNITRASAGMAFSMYYNAEFTIQETTCDKTTEKVTADKCPLMDCEFSHKGFCKASNYHTPTGDSEFSVECEIYEPEAAEREKKLHLLGGETDHSHTDTHTLSGDHEHAHATDQTHTHDHVHDHTKSHSHHDKTMKHAEDSDHHHTHDHDAGSAQRHAHDHSHDHGHGHDHVHTHHAKAHNHSGDSPNHHHDYKHADGVHTHDHDHEIALDHDHKHAHLHEHEHHHHHHDHEHENGSHDHPEGTVRMLPAMDGPMTLPSFPDEPVGEVGVVLPLKPDPQIPGEMEPVVVPFPTSVSAQCPPPAAGETLVEKLFAEDPMFQPAA, from the exons ATGAAGCATTGTGTgctgttgtcgttgttgttggcGTTGGGGTGCGTGCACGTCCACGGCGCACCGGTGGAGCAGGGCGGCTTGCAGCAGGGGTCATGTGAAGACGCGTCAGCTCTGGGTGCTGCTGGAGAGGCTCTCACCAAGATCAACCAGGACCGGCAGGAGGGCTACATCTTCGGACTGCACCGTCTGTCCAACGTGCACACGGCACAACAT ggaGAGAACGGCGTGGTCTTCTACTTGACTCTGGATGTTGTTGAGACCAACTGCAGCGTTCTCAGCAGGAAGGACTGGAAGTCCTGCGAGATTCGACCTGAACATAACACACCG gTATATGGACAGTGCAAAGCTGCCATCTACATCAGCAAGGTGAACAGAGTGGTGCGTCTCTACAAATACAGCTGTGTGGTCAGaccag CTCCTAGAGGTAGGATCCAGAAGACCTGTCCCGACTGTCCAGCTCTAATGGCCCTGGACAACCCTGAGGTTCAGAAGACTGTGACTTCCTCACTGGAAAAGTTCAACAGTGAGAGCGGGCTGGCCAAACATTTCGCTCTGCTCAATATCACCCGTGCTTCCGCTGGA ATGGCCTTTAGCATGTATTACAATGCAGAGTTCACCATCCAAGAGACCACCTGCGACAAGACCACTGAAAAAGTGACGGCCGATAAGTGCCCCCTCATGGATTGCGAGTTCTCT CACAAGGGCTTCTGTAAGGCATCCAATTACCACACTCCCACTGGTGACAGCGAGTTCAGTGTAGAGTGTGAGATCTATGAGCCTGAG gctgctgagagagagaagaaactgCACCTGCTGGGCGGAGAGACCGACCACAgccacaccgacacacacacacttagcgGCGACCATGAACACGCACACGCCACcgaccagacacacacacacgaccacgTCCACGACCACACCAAGAGCCACTCTCACCACGACAAAACCATGAAGCACGCTGAAGACAGCGACCACCACCACACTCACGACCATGACGCGGGCAGCGCCCAAAGGCACGCCCACGATCACTCCCACGACCACGGTCACGGCCATGATCACGTGCACACTCATCACGCCAAAGCTCACAACCACAGCGGCGACTCACCCAACCACCACCACGACTATAAGCACGCCGACGGCGTGCACACCCACGACCACGACCACGAGATCGCTCTAGACCACGACCACAAGCACGCTCACCTGCACGAGCACgagcaccaccaccatcaccacgaCCACGAGCATGAGAACGGTTCCCACGACCACCCAGAGGGCACAGTGAGGATGCTGCCCGCCATGGACGGGCCCATGACCCTGCCTTCCTTCCCCGATGAACCCGTCGGTGAGGTTGGAGTCGTCCTGCCCCTCAAGCCCGACCCCCAGATCCCAGGAGAGATGGAACCCGTCGTTGTCCCCTTCCCCACCTCAGTCTCAGCCCAGTGCCCCcctccagcagcaggagagacCCTGGTGGAGAAACTCTTCGCTGAGGACCCCATGTTCCAGCCAGCTGCATAA